Proteins encoded together in one Oncorhynchus masou masou isolate Uvic2021 chromosome 3, UVic_Omas_1.1, whole genome shotgun sequence window:
- the gpt gene encoding alanine aminotransferase 2-like isoform X3, whose protein sequence is MTENGVFSRDKVLTIDTMNPMVKNVEYAVRGPIVQRAMQIEKELREGVKKPFTEVIKANIGDAHAMGQQPITFFRQVLALCSYPELLNENMFPEDAKNRARRILQACGGGSVGAYSASQGIDCVRQDVARYIERRDGGVPCDPDNVYLTTGASDGIVTMLKLLVCGEGASRTGVMISIPQYPLYSAALAELGAVQVNYYLNEEKCWSMDLSELESSLAEARKHCNPKALCIINPGNPTGQVQSRQCIEDVIRFAAKERLFLMADEVYQDNVYAEGCQFHSFKKVLFELGPEYSDNVELASFHSTSKCYMGECGFRGGYMEVINMDAEVQAQLSKLVSVRLCPPVPGQALMDLVVNSPQPGEPSHITFMKERTATLSLLAEKAKLTEQILNTVPGITCNPVQGAMYSFPNISLPEKSIKEAKVLGQAPDMFYCMKLLEETGICLVPGSGFGQKDGTYHFRMTILPPTDKLKILLAKVKEFHQKFTQQYS, encoded by the exons GGAGTGAAGAAGCCTTTCACTGAGGTCATCAAGGCCAACATCGGTGACGCCCATGCCATGGGCCAGCAGCCAATCACCTTCTTCCGACAG GTCTTGGCACTCTGCTCCTACCCGGAACTATTGAATGAAAACATGTTTCCAGAGGATGCCAAAAACAGAGCACGACGCATTCTGCAGGCTTGTGGAGGCGGTAGTGTGG gtgcaTACAGTGCCAGCCAGGGTATAGACTGTGTGCGGCAGGATGTGGCTCGCTACATCGAGCGTCGGGACGGGGGTGTACCCTGTGACCCAGACAACGTCTACCTCACCACCGGCGCCAGCGACGGCATCGTA ACCATGCTGAAACTATTGGTGTGTGGTGAGGGTGCATCGAGGACAGGGGTGATGATCTCCATCCCTCAGTACCCTCTGTACTCAGCTGCCCTGGCTGAGCTGGGCGCTGTACAGGTCAACTACTACCTGAACGAGGAGAAGTGCTGGAGCATGGACCTTAGTGAGCTGGAGAGCTCCCTAGCGGAGGCCAGGAAGCACTGCAACCCCAAAGCCCTCTGCATCATCAACCCTGGTAACCCCACTG GTCAGGTCCAGAGCAGACAGTGTATTGAGGACGTAATCCGATTCGCTGCTAAAGAGCGACTCTTCCTGATGGCTGATGAG gtGTACCAGGATAATGTGTATGCGGAGGGTTGCCAGTTCCATTCCTTTAAGAAGGTGCTTTTTGAGTTGGGACCAGAGTACTCTGACAATGTAGAACTGGCGTCCTTCCACTCCACCTCCAAGTGCTACATGGGCGA GTGTGGTTTCCGTGGGGGTTACATGGAGGTGATTAATATGGACGCAGAGGTGCAGGCCCAGCTCTCTAAGCTGGTGTCGGTCAGACTGTGTCCCCCCGTCCCTGGTCAGGCTCTGATGGACCTGGTGGTCAACTCTCCCCAGCCTGGAGAACCTTCCCACATCACCTTCATGAAG GAGCGCACAGCCACCCTCAGTCTCCTGGCTGAGAAGGCTAAACTGACAGAGCAGATTCTGAACACAGTACCTGGGATCACCTGTAACCCTGTTCAGGGAGCCATGTACTCATTCCCTAACATCAGTCTACCAGAGAAATCCATCAAGGAAGCTAAG gtGCTTGGCCAGGCTCCAGACATGTTCTACTGTATGAAGCTGTTGGAGGAGACTGGCATCTGTCTGGTCCCAGGAAGTGGCTTCGGACAGAAGGACGGCACCTACCACTTCAG GATGACCATTCTGCCGCCCACAGACAAGCTGAAGATCTTACTGGCTAAAGTAAAAGAGTTCCACCAGAAATTCACTCAGCAGTACTCTTAA
- the gpt gene encoding alanine aminotransferase 2-like isoform X4, whose protein sequence is MGQQPITFFRQVLALCSYPELLNENMFPEDAKNRARRILQACGGGSVGAYSASQGIDCVRQDVARYIERRDGGVPCDPDNVYLTTGASDGIVTMLKLLVCGEGASRTGVMISIPQYPLYSAALAELGAVQVNYYLNEEKCWSMDLSELESSLAEARKHCNPKALCIINPGNPTGQVQSRQCIEDVIRFAAKERLFLMADEVYQDNVYAEGCQFHSFKKVLFELGPEYSDNVELASFHSTSKCYMGECGFRGGYMEVINMDAEVQAQLSKLVSVRLCPPVPGQALMDLVVNSPQPGEPSHITFMKERTATLSLLAEKAKLTEQILNTVPGITCNPVQGAMYSFPNISLPEKSIKEAKVLGQAPDMFYCMKLLEETGICLVPGSGFGQKDGTYHFRMTILPPTDKLKILLAKVKEFHQKFTQQYS, encoded by the exons ATGGGCCAGCAGCCAATCACCTTCTTCCGACAG GTCTTGGCACTCTGCTCCTACCCGGAACTATTGAATGAAAACATGTTTCCAGAGGATGCCAAAAACAGAGCACGACGCATTCTGCAGGCTTGTGGAGGCGGTAGTGTGG gtgcaTACAGTGCCAGCCAGGGTATAGACTGTGTGCGGCAGGATGTGGCTCGCTACATCGAGCGTCGGGACGGGGGTGTACCCTGTGACCCAGACAACGTCTACCTCACCACCGGCGCCAGCGACGGCATCGTA ACCATGCTGAAACTATTGGTGTGTGGTGAGGGTGCATCGAGGACAGGGGTGATGATCTCCATCCCTCAGTACCCTCTGTACTCAGCTGCCCTGGCTGAGCTGGGCGCTGTACAGGTCAACTACTACCTGAACGAGGAGAAGTGCTGGAGCATGGACCTTAGTGAGCTGGAGAGCTCCCTAGCGGAGGCCAGGAAGCACTGCAACCCCAAAGCCCTCTGCATCATCAACCCTGGTAACCCCACTG GTCAGGTCCAGAGCAGACAGTGTATTGAGGACGTAATCCGATTCGCTGCTAAAGAGCGACTCTTCCTGATGGCTGATGAG gtGTACCAGGATAATGTGTATGCGGAGGGTTGCCAGTTCCATTCCTTTAAGAAGGTGCTTTTTGAGTTGGGACCAGAGTACTCTGACAATGTAGAACTGGCGTCCTTCCACTCCACCTCCAAGTGCTACATGGGCGA GTGTGGTTTCCGTGGGGGTTACATGGAGGTGATTAATATGGACGCAGAGGTGCAGGCCCAGCTCTCTAAGCTGGTGTCGGTCAGACTGTGTCCCCCCGTCCCTGGTCAGGCTCTGATGGACCTGGTGGTCAACTCTCCCCAGCCTGGAGAACCTTCCCACATCACCTTCATGAAG GAGCGCACAGCCACCCTCAGTCTCCTGGCTGAGAAGGCTAAACTGACAGAGCAGATTCTGAACACAGTACCTGGGATCACCTGTAACCCTGTTCAGGGAGCCATGTACTCATTCCCTAACATCAGTCTACCAGAGAAATCCATCAAGGAAGCTAAG gtGCTTGGCCAGGCTCCAGACATGTTCTACTGTATGAAGCTGTTGGAGGAGACTGGCATCTGTCTGGTCCCAGGAAGTGGCTTCGGACAGAAGGACGGCACCTACCACTTCAG GATGACCATTCTGCCGCCCACAGACAAGCTGAAGATCTTACTGGCTAAAGTAAAAGAGTTCCACCAGAAATTCACTCAGCAGTACTCTTAA
- the LOC135512189 gene encoding complement C1q-like protein 3, producing MIATGVCGVVMVLVLVILIPVLVNSAGISARYEMLGSCQMVCDPHGTKSTATATDKANTIRDSRLVQSLPTLIQGPKGEPGRTGRIGPRGPLGEPGPPGPAGPPGERGGPGPPGLPGTPGATGAINAATYNTFPKIAFYAGLKKQHEGYEVLKFDDVVTNLGNHYDPTTGKFTCSIPGIYFFVYHVLMRGGDGTSMWADLCKNNQVRASAIAQDADQNYDYASNSVVLHLEPGDEIYIKLDGGKAHGGNNNKYSTFSGFIVYAD from the exons ATGATCGCCACAGGTGTTTGTGGAGTAGTCATGGTGCTAGTGTTGGTTATCCTGATTCCGGTGCTGGTCAACTCCGCCGGCATATCCGCGCGCTACGAAATGCTCGGATCCTGTCAGATGGTGTGTGATCCCCACGGGACCAAGTCCACGGCCACGGCCACGGACAAAGCCAATACCATCAGAGACAGCCGCTTGGTCCAGTCTCTACCAACCTTAATCCAAGGTCCAAAAGGGGAGCCCGGACGCACAGGAAGAATTGGCCCTAGGGGTCCTCTTGGCGAGCCAGGACCACCCGGACCTGCCGGCCcgcctggggagagaggagggcccGGTCCGCCAGGACTACCCGGAACGCCCGGAGCCACAGGTGCCATAAACGCAGCCACATACAACACGTTTCCAAAGATAGCTTTCTACGCCGGGCTGAAAAAACAGCATGAGGGCTACGAAGTGCTGAAATTTGACGACGTAGTCACCAACCTTGGCAACCACTACGACCCTACGACGGGGAAATTCACCTGCTCGATACCGGGCATCTACTTCTTCGTTTACCATGTGCTGATGCGAGGCGGGGATGGCACCAGTATGTGGGCTGATCTTTGTAAGAACAACCAG GTGCGAGCGAGCGCTATCGCCCAAGACGCCGATCAGAACTACGATTATGCCAGCAACAGTGTTGTCCTGCATCTCGAGCCCGGCGATGAGATCTACATCAAGCTGGACGGGGGCAAGGCGCACGGGGGCAACAACAACAAGTACAGCACCTTTTCCGGATTCATTGTCTACGCCGATTAA